The proteins below come from a single Eremothecium sinecaudum strain ATCC 58844 chromosome II, complete sequence genomic window:
- the CKS1 gene encoding cyclin-dependent protein kinase regulatory subunit CKS1 (Syntenic homolog of Ashbya gossypii ABR109C; Syntenic homolog of Saccharomyces cerevisiae YBR135W (CKS1)), protein MFSNHPFQGRKLTEQERTRVLEFQESIHYSPRYSDDTHEYRHVMLPKAMLKVIPSDYYNSETGTLRILTEDEWRGLGVTQSLGWEHYECHAPEPHILLFKRPLNFEAELRVAQQQQYASAR, encoded by the coding sequence ATGTTTTCTAATCATCCATTCCAAGGTAGAAAGTTGACAGAGCAAGAAAGGACTAGAGTCCTTGAGTTTCAAGAATCAATTCACTACTCTCCAAGGTATTCTGATGACACACATGAGTATAGACATGTTATGCTGCCCAAAGCCATGCTCAAGGTCATACCTTCAGACTACTATAACTCAGAGACAGGAACGTTACGTATCCTGACCGAGGACGAGTGGCGTGGGCTTGGTGTAACTCAATCTCTAGGATGGGAACATTATGAGTGCCACGCACCAGAGCCGCATATTTTACTGTTTAAGAGACCATTGAATTTTGAAGCTGAGCTGCGTGTTGcacagcagcagcagtaTGCATCCGCTCGGTAG